The uncultured Methanobrevibacter sp. genome includes a region encoding these proteins:
- a CDS encoding Cna B-type domain-containing protein, translating to ISNDSAYSFTVTNTHVPVVTSVDVIKVWNDINNQDGVRPAGVTVVLSGNGNVVGTVTLDDSNAWKHTFENLPVFSNGTVIKYSIEELDVANYSVVISNDSAYSFTVTNTHVPVVTSVDVIKVWNDINKRWC from the coding sequence AATTTCTAATGATTCAGCATATAGTTTCACTGTTACTAATACTCATGTTCCTGTTGTTACATCTGTTGATGTGATTAAGGTTTGGAATGATATTAACAACCAAGATGGTGTTAGACCTGCTGGTGTTACTGTTGTTTTGAGTGGTAATGGAAATGTTGTTGGTACTGTTACTTTAGATGATTCTAATGCTTGGAAACATACTTTTGAAAACTTACCTGTTTTCAGTAATGGTACTGTGATTAAGTATTCTATTGAGGAGTTAGATGTTGCTAATTATTCTGTTGTAATTTCTAATGATTCAGCATATAGTTTCACTGTTACTAATACTCATGTTCCTGTTGTTACATCTGTTGATGTGATTAAGGTTTGGAATGATATTAACAAAAGATGGTGTTAG